From Tissierellales bacterium, the proteins below share one genomic window:
- a CDS encoding rhodanese-like domain-containing protein — translation MKNFLKAKWLKDHLGDKDLILIDIRYSRAMPEEGQLNYEKGHIPGAYYLSWEDVFLGPIHEHGGYGSLPEESEFKDVFSNLGYMAGKKVVFYGQHLKELARAWFVCKVMGINDVYLLYGGMDEWNHIGGNIETSIPKLPAKTEFDLKVDNSFICDRKCLLDSLVLDNKVVIDVRNYRDYAGVEGNKKTGHIEGARHHYWRKNLELGSDINILNPNQLEEHYRYLEDAEEIIVYSGLGLSACVAYLGLSEIGYDARIYLGGLSDWVSYVDGELVQNVEDF, via the coding sequence ATGAAAAATTTTTTGAAAGCAAAGTGGCTCAAAGACCATCTAGGAGATAAAGACTTGATTTTAATTGATATACGCTATAGCAGAGCTATGCCAGAAGAAGGACAATTGAATTATGAAAAAGGGCATATTCCTGGAGCATACTATCTATCGTGGGAGGATGTATTTTTAGGACCTATTCACGAACATGGAGGTTATGGAAGTCTCCCCGAAGAGAGTGAATTTAAGGATGTATTTTCAAATTTAGGATACATGGCCGGCAAGAAAGTGGTGTTTTACGGACAGCATTTGAAAGAACTTGCTAGAGCTTGGTTTGTGTGCAAGGTTATGGGGATAAATGATGTTTATTTATTGTATGGTGGGATGGATGAATGGAATCACATTGGAGGAAATATAGAAACTAGTATTCCAAAATTGCCTGCAAAAACTGAGTTTGATTTGAAAGTTGACAATAGCTTTATTTGTGATAGAAAATGTCTTTTAGACTCACTTGTGCTAGACAATAAAGTGGTGATTGATGTTAGAAATTACAGAGATTATGCCGGTGTAGAAGGAAATAAGAAAACTGGGCACATAGAAGGCGCTCGGCATCACTATTGGCGCAAGAACTTAGAGCTCGGTAGTGATATAAATATATTAAATCCAAACCAATTGGAGGAGCATTATAGATATTTGGAAGATGCAGAGGAAATCATAGTTTATAGTGGACTTGGTCTCAGTGCATGCGTTGCTTATTTGGGTTTAAGTGAAATTGGATATGATGCTAGGATTTATTTAGGCGGACTAAGTGATTGGGTTAGTTATGTAGATGGAGAATTGGTTCAAAATGTTGAAGACTTTTGA
- a CDS encoding MarR family winged helix-turn-helix transcriptional regulator encodes MLKDKAIGLSKKISYGKVIDQITRSNAYYIGKRLEKHNLNKSEYKYLIQIYNKEGICQEDLATILKCEKHEVAKGIKALVDKGYLYKEKDKDDKRRYKIYLEEKAKIARDSIVDVLEESSDIMTKGFTETEKDTLIELLLRMSENMHEAAVDMKKGRMI; translated from the coding sequence GTGTTGAAAGACAAAGCTATAGGATTATCAAAAAAAATTTCGTATGGAAAGGTTATAGATCAGATAACTAGAAGTAATGCCTATTATATTGGAAAACGTCTTGAAAAGCACAATTTAAACAAGAGTGAGTATAAGTATTTGATTCAAATCTACAATAAAGAAGGTATATGCCAAGAAGACTTAGCTACCATATTGAAATGTGAAAAGCATGAAGTCGCAAAGGGAATAAAAGCACTTGTAGACAAGGGATATCTTTACAAAGAAAAAGATAAAGATGATAAAAGAAGATACAAAATATACCTAGAAGAAAAAGCCAAAATAGCTAGGGACTCAATCGTTGATGTGCTAGAAGAATCATCGGATATCATGACTAAGGGATTTACAGAAACGGAAAAAGATACTCTCATAGAGCTATTGCTTAGAATGTCTGAGAATATGCATGAAGCAGCAGTGGATATGAAGAAGGGGCGAATGATTTAA
- the ablB gene encoding putative beta-lysine N-acetyltransferase — protein sequence MNDVITNIGKSTIQHGKDNNRIYLMKYKNDDTNALIDELNNLAKSERYGKICAKIPMMESMAFIQDGYEIEAEIPKFFGGKNTCYFLGKYFSMSRKMDRFKDDETIILEISKSKSSNFELKPLDENFSLSMLEERHVQAMANIYDSVFESYPFPIHDPEYLKSTMAKNILYFGAFDGTKLVALSSAELDRENQNAEMTDFATLDEYKGKNLSLHLLKQMEEVLPFYKIKTLYSIARASSPSMNITFARAHYVFGGKLLNNTQIAGRIENMNVWYRFLE from the coding sequence ATGAATGATGTTATTACTAACATAGGTAAATCAACAATTCAACATGGCAAGGACAATAATAGAATATATCTAATGAAATACAAAAACGATGATACAAACGCTTTGATAGATGAATTAAACAATTTAGCTAAGAGTGAGCGCTATGGCAAAATTTGCGCAAAAATTCCAATGATGGAATCAATGGCTTTTATACAAGATGGCTATGAAATAGAAGCAGAAATACCAAAGTTTTTCGGTGGAAAAAACACTTGTTATTTTCTCGGGAAATATTTTTCTATGTCGAGAAAGATGGACAGGTTTAAAGATGATGAGACTATCATACTCGAAATATCAAAGAGTAAGTCATCTAATTTTGAATTAAAGCCATTGGATGAAAACTTCAGCCTTTCAATGCTTGAAGAGAGACATGTACAAGCTATGGCTAATATCTATGATTCTGTATTTGAAAGTTATCCATTCCCTATACATGACCCTGAATATTTGAAGAGTACAATGGCCAAAAACATATTGTACTTTGGCGCATTTGATGGCACAAAATTAGTTGCCCTTTCTTCCGCCGAACTTGACCGAGAAAATCAAAATGCAGAGATGACTGATTTTGCAACCCTAGATGAGTATAAGGGCAAGAATCTATCGCTTCACCTTTTAAAACAGATGGAAGAAGTTCTACCTTTCTATAAAATAAAAACATTATATTCCATCGCTAGAGCTTCGTCTCCTAGTATGAATATAACATTTGCTAGAGCACACTATGTATTTGGCGGAAAGCTTTTGAATAACACGCAGATCGCTGGTAGGATTGAGAATATGAATGTGTGGTATAGGTTTTTGGAATAA